The genomic stretch CCCGCGTCCAGGAGGGCGCGGGTCTCGTGAACGGCGGTGCGGTCCAGGCCCGGGTGACCGCCGAGGGTGCCGGTGACACCGCCGTCGGGGCGTACCAGCAGGGCGCGGCCCAGGAGGTGCGCCGGGCCGCGGACGACCCGGGCCACCGCCGCCGCTTCGCCCGAGGCGGCGGCTGCCAGGGCGGTGGTGAGGGTGGAGCTGGTCGTGGCGGTGGCGGTGGTGGCGGCGGTGGCGGCGTCCGTCGCGGGCTCGGTGCGGGGGGTGCCGTTTCCCGGCCCGGCTTCCGTACGGGGGCCGCCGTTTCCCGCTCCGGTCTCCGTACGCGGGCCGCCGCCTCCCGGCCCGGTCTCCGTGCGCGGGCCGCCGTCTCCCGCCCCCTCCGTCCCGGCATCGCCGTCCCCCGCCCCCTCCGTACCGTACAGCCGTACCGGAGTGATCAGGATGTCGATGACGCCTCCGCAGGTCAGGCCGACCGCGAAGGCGTCGTCGTCGCTGTAGCCGAAGCGCTCCAGAACCGTTTCGCCGGTGCGCAGCGCCTCCTGGCACAGTTCGTAGACCGCGCCCTCCACGCATCCGCCGGAGACCGACCCGACCGCCGCGCCGTCGCTGTCGACGGCCAGTGCGGCGCCCGGTTGGCGGGGCGCGCTGCCGCTGGTGGCCACGACCGTGGCCACCGCGAAGGGGCGTCCCTGCCGGGCCCACCGGTGCAGCTCGTCGGCGATGTCCAGCATGTCGGTCTCCTTACGGTGAGTGCGGGGCGGGGCGTTACTTGACGCCCAGCCAGTTCTCGATGGGGTGCAGCGCGAAGTAGCCGAGGAAGATCAGCGCGAGTACCCACATGAAGGCGCCGACCTCCCGCCACTTGCCCTGCGCGGTCTTGATGGCGGTGTAGGCGATGACGCCCGCGCCGACGCCCGCGGTGATGTTGTACGTGAAGGGCATCAGCGCCACGGTGAGGAACACCGGTATGGACACCGATCGGTCGCTCCAGTCCACGTGCTTGGCGGCACTCATCATCATCGAGCCGATCACGACGAGGGCGGCCGCGGCGACCTGGGCGGGCACGAGCTGGGTGAGCGGGGTGAAGAAGAGGCAGGCGGCGAAGAACAGGCCGGTGACGACCGAGGACAGACCGGTGCGGGCGCCTTCGCCGACACCGCTGGCCGACTCGATGAACACGGTCTGTCCCGACGCGCCCGCCACGCCGCCGATCGCGCCGCCCGCGCCGTCGATGAACAGCGCCTTGGACAGGCCGGGCATCCGCCCCTTGTCGTCGGCGAGCTTCGCTTCCGTACCGACGCCGATGATGGTGGCCATGGCGTCGAAGAACCCGGCGAGCACGAGGGTGAAGACGATCATGCCGACGGTGAGCGCGCCGATCCGGTCCCAGCCGCCGAACTCGACGTGCCCGAAGAGCCCGAAGTCGGGCATGGCGACGGCGCTGCCGTGCAGCTCGGGCGAGGTGCCGCCCCAGTCCTTGTCGGTGAGGCCGCCGAGGGTGGTGGCGAGCACGGACAGGACCGTGCCGACGACGATGCCGATGAGGATGGCGCCGGGCACGTTGCGGGCCTGGAGCATGAAGATCAGCACCAGGGTGACGGCGAAGAAGAGGACCGGCCAGCCGGACAGTTCCCCGGTCAGACCGAGCTGGACGGGACCGCCGGTGCCCTTGCCGACGAAGCCCGCCTTCACCAGGCCGAGCAGGGCGACGAACATGCCGATGCCCATGGTGATGGCGTGCTTGAGGGCCAGCGGGATGGCGTTCATGATCATCTCGCGCAGCCCGGTGACCACCAGGAGCATGATGACCACGCCGTACAGCACGCACATGCCCATCGCCTGCGGCCAGGTCATGTACGGCACGACCTGCGAGGTCAGCGCCGCCGAGACGTTCAGCCCGGCGGCCAGGGCCAGCGGCACCTTGCCGATGAACCCCATGAGCAGGGTGCAGACCGCCGCGCCCAGGGCCGTGGCGGTCACCACGCCGGCGCTCGCGAGCGTGTGCTCCCCGGCGTCCGGCGTCGACAGGATGAGGGGGTTGAGCAGGAGGATGTAGCACATCGCCATGAAGGTGGTGATGCCGCCGCGCACCTCGCGCGCGACCGTCGATCCTCTGTCGGAGATGTGGAAGTACCGGTCGAGCCAGGACCGGCCGGCGGGCTGACGCGTGCCCGCGCCCGCGTCTTCCGCCGTGGTCCTCGGCTCCAGGAACTGCTGGGTCATGGTGCCTTACTCCCAAGGTTCATAGGGGCCCTCGCGCCGCGCACGCACCGCGGCGCGAGATTTGGGATGGAACTTCGGCTGCACGACCCGGGGGACGGCCCAGGTGCCTGCGGCGGGACGGCCGTACGGCGGTGAACGGCACCGCCGTACGGCTGCCCCGCCCGCGCGGCTATGTGCCGGTGAGATGCTCCGGCCGGACCGGGGTCCGGTTCAGTTCCAGCCCGGTCGCGTTCCGGATCGCCGCGAGGACGGCCGGGGTGGACGACAGGGTGGGTGCCTCGCCGATGCCGCGCAGCCCGTACGGGGCGTGCTCGTCGGCGAGTTCGAGCACGTCGACCGGGATGGTCGGCGTGTCGAGGATCGTGGGGATCAGGTAGTCCGTGAAGGACGGGTTGCGCACCTTCGCGGTCTTCGGGTCGACGATGATCTCCTCCATCACCGCGACGCCGAGGCCCTGTGTCGTACCGCCCTGGATCTGCCCGACCACGGACAGCGGGTTCAGGGCCTTGCCGACGTCCTGGGCGCAGGCCAGCTCCACGACCTTGACCAGGCCGAGCGCGGTGTCCACCTCGACGACCGCGCGGTGCGCCGCGAAGGAGTACTGGACGTGGCCGTTGCCCTGGCCGGTGCGCAGGTCGAACGGTTCGGTCGGGCGGTGCCGCCATTCCAGTTCGAGGTCGATGGCCTCGTCCTCCAGGACGTCCGCCACATCGGCCAGCACCTCGCCGCCGTCGGTGACGGCCTTGCCGTTCTCCAGCAGGAGTTCGGCGGTGGCCCACGCCGGGTGGTACGTGCCGAACTTGCGCCGGCCCAGTTCCAGGACCTGTTCGCGCACGTGCTCGCAGGTGTTCTTCACCGCGCCGCCGGTGACGTAGGTCTGCCGGGAGGCGGAGGTGGAGCCGGCCGAGCCGACCCGGGTGTCCGCCGGGTGGATGGTGACCTGGTCGACGCCCAGTTCCGTACGGGCGATCTGCGCGTGGACGGTGACGCCGCCCTGGCCGACCTCCGCCATCGCCGTGTGCACGGTCGCGACCGGCACACCGCCGACGACCTCCATGCGGACCCGGGCGGTCGAGTAGTCGTCGAAGCCCTCGGAGAAGCCGACGTTCTTGATGCCGACCGCGTAGCCGATGCCGCGTACGACGTCCTCGCCGTGCGTGGTGTTGGACAGTCCGCCGGGCAGCGCGCGGACGTCGGCGCCCTCGGTGGTCTCCCACTGGTTCTCCGGCGGCAGCGGCATCGCCTTGACGCGGCGCAGCAGCTCGGCGACGGGCGCCGGGGAGTCCACGACCTGCCCGGTGGGCAGCGGGGTGCCCTGTTCCATGGCGTTCAGCTGCCGGAACTCGACCGGGTCCATGCCCAGCTTCTGCGCGAGCTTGTCCATCTGCGCCTCGTACGCGAAGCACGCCTGGACCGCGCCGAAGCCGCGCATGGCGCCGCAGGGCGGGTTGTTCGTGTAGAGGGCGATGGCCTCGATGTCCACGTCGTCGACCGCGTACGGGCCGACGGACAGGGACGAGGCGTTGCCGACGACGGCCGGGGAGGCGGACGCGTAGGCGCCGCCGTCCAGCACGATGCGGCACTTCATGTGGGTGAGCTTGCCGTCCTTGGTGGCGCCGTGCTCGTACCAGAGCTTGGCGGGGTGCCGGTGGACGTGGCCGAAGAACGACTCGAACCGGTTGTAGACGATCTTGACGGGCTTGCCGGTGCGCAGTGCGAGCAGACAGCCGTGGATCTGCATCGACAGGTCCTCGCGGCCGCCGAAGGCGCCGCCGACGCCGGACAGCGTCATGCGGACCTTGTCCTCGGGCAGGCCCAGGACCGGGGCGATCTGGCGCAGATCGGAGTGCAGCCACTGGGTGGCGACGTACAGGTCGACGCCGCCGTCCTCGGCGGGCACCGCGAGGCCCGACTCCGGGCCGAGGAACGCCTGGTCCTGCATGCCGAAGACGTACTCGCCGGAGACGATCACATCGGCGCGGCGGGCGGCCGCGTCGGCGTCGCCGCGCACGATCGGCTGGCGGTGCACGATGTTCGGGTGCGGTACGTGCCCGGCGTGGTGATCCTTTCGGTTCTCGTGGACCAGCGGCGCGTCCTCGGCCAGCGCGGACGCCTCGTCGGTGACCACCGGCAGCTCGGCGTACTCGACCTTGATCTTGGCGGCGGCGCGGCGGGCGGTCTCCGGGTGGTCGGCGGCGACCAGCGCGACCGGCTCGCCGTGGTGGCGGACCTTGCCGTGCGCCAGGACGGGCGTGTCCTGGATCTCCAGGCCGTAGTTCTTCACCTCGGTGGGCAGGTCGTCATAGGTGAGGACCGCGTACACGCCGGACTGGGCGAGCGCCTCGGAGGTGTCGATGGAGACGATCTCGGCGTGCGCGACGGTGGAGCGCAGCGTGCAGCCCCACAGCATGTCCTCGTGCCACAGGTCGGAGGAGTACGCGAACTCGCCGGTCACCTTCAGCGTGCCGTCCGGGCGCAGCGTGGAGGCGCCGATGCCCGCGTCGGCCGTGCCGCCCTGGGTCAGGTGGGTGGGTGTGCGGGTGACTCCGCTCATGGTCAGGCCCCCGTTCCGGCGGTCCGCGCGTCGCCGCGGGCGGCGGCGAGCCGTACCGCGTCGAGGATCTTCTCGTAGCCCGTGCAGCGGCACAGGTTGCCGGACAGCGCCTCGCGGATGTCCGCGTCGGACGGCTGGGCGTTGCGCTCCAGCAGTTCGTCGGCGGCGACCAGCAGGCCGGGCGTGCAGAAGCCGCACTGGACGGCGCCCGCGTCGATGAACGCCTGCTGAACGGGTGAGAGCTTGACCTGCCCTTCGGCGGCGGGCTTGGCCTGCCGGCGCTGGGCGGCGTCGACGCTCGTACCGGCGGAGCCGCAGGCGCCGGTGGCGCAGCCGCCGTGCTGGGCGCGCTGCTCGGCGTAGTCGGCCAGGCCCTCGACGGTGACGACCTCCCGGCCCTCGGCCTGGCCGGCCGCGACCAGGCACGAACACACCGGCACACCGTCCAGGCGGACCGTGCAGGAGCCGCATTCGCCCTGCTCACAGGCGTTCTTCGAGCCCGGCAGGCCCATCCGCTCGCGCAGCACGTACAGCAGGCTCTCGCCCTCCCATACGTCGTCGGCCTGCTGCTCGCGGCCGTTGACGGTGAACTTCACGCGCACTGGGCGCTCCTCTCGTTGCCGCGGTAGGACTCCCAGGTCCAGCCGAGGGTGCGGCGCGCCATGATCCCCACCGCGTGGCGCCGGTACTTCGCGCTGCCGCGCACATCGTCGATCGGGTTGCAGGCGCCGGTGGCCAGCTCGGCGAACCGCTTCGCCACGGACGGCGGAATGGGCCGCCCCGACTCCCAGAAGCCGCCCTCCTCCAGGGCCGCCGTCAGGAACTCCTCGGCGGCCCTGGCCCGTACGGGTGTGGGGGCGGCCGAGCCGATGCCGGTGCGTACGGTGCGGGTGCGCGGGTGCAGCGCGAGGCCGAAGGCGCACACCGCGATGACCATCGCGTTGCGGGTGCCGACCTTGGAGAACTGCTGCGGTCCGTCCGCCTTGGGCAGGTGCACGGCGCGGATCAGCTCGTCCGGCTCCAGCGCGTTGCGCTTGACGCCCAGATAGAAGTCGTCGACGGGGATCATGCGGCGGCCGCGTACCGACTCGGCCTCGACCTCGCCGCCGGAGGCGAGCAGCGCCGGGTGCGCGTCCCCGGCCGGGGAGGCGGTGCCCAGGTTGCCGCCGACACCGCCGCGGTTGCGGATCTGCGGGGAGGCGACGGTGTGCGAGGCGAGCGCCAGGCCGGGCAGCTCGGTGCGCAGGTTCTCCATGATCTGCGTGTACGGCACGGACGCGCCGAGCCGTACGGTCTCCTCGCCCACCTCCCACTCCCGCAGGTCATCGACGCGGTTCAGGTCGAGCAGGTACTCGGGGCGGCGGTGGTCGAAGTTGATCTCGACCATGACATCGGTGCCGCCCGCGATCGGCACAGCCGTGGGGTGCTCGGCCTTGGCGGCGAGCGCCTCCTCCCAGCTGCCGGGGCGAAGGAAGTCCATACGAGGCTCTCTTCTACGAAATCTTCGGTGCGTCCGGGCGCCGGACGCACCGGCGCGGGCACCGCTCGCGAAATCGGGTCGTCCGCTGCCCGCGGTGAGGACCAACGGTCCTCGACTGCGGGGGCCGTTCCTGTCCTGTCAACGCGGTTGGGCCCAGTGAACGCGCCCCGCACCCGCCGGGTGCAGTCACCGAAACCATGAAGCGGTTGGCTGGCCACGGCGCATGTCTTGTAGATTCGAACGAAAGGCGGGGCGCAGAAACCTCGCGGTATTCCACCGGCAACATCAGTCAGAACAGAACGGCGGGCGAGAGACCATGCGGCTCCGCGCACTCCTGGACACCGGCACTCTCGGCCTGCGGCTGCTGGGCGGCGAGGAGGAACTGGACCGTACCGTGCGCGGGGTCATGACCACCGACCTGCGCGACCCCAGCCGCTACCTGTCCGGCGGCGAACTGGTGCTGACGGGGCTGGCCTGGCGCCGCGAGCCGGCGGACTCCGAGCGGTTCGTGCGCATCCTGGCCGCGGCCGGGGTCGCCGGGCTGGCCGCGGGCGAGGCCGAGCTGGGCGCGGTGCCCGAGGACCTGGTGGCGGCCTGCGCCCGGCACCGTCTGCCGCTGTTCTCCGTGGTGGAGGACGTCTCCTTCGCCTCGATCACCGAGTACGTCGTACGCCAGGTCTCCGGCGAGCGGGCGGGCGACCTGGCCGCCGTGGTGGACCGGCACCGCCGCCTGATGACCTCGGGGCCCGCGGGCGGCGGCCCGGAGGCCGTCCTGGAGCTGCTCGGCTCCGACCTGGACCTGCGCGCCTGGGTGCTGTCCCCCACCGGCCGGCAGATCGCCGGGTCCAGCCTGGCCGGATCGGGGCCCGAGCTGCCCGCCGAGACCGGCGCCCGGCTGGCGGGCGAGCACCTGGCCGCCTCCCGCACCGGCCGCCGCGGCCCCTACCGGCTCCCGCTCGGCAGCACCACGTACTCCCTCTTCCCGATCCGCGGCAACGGCCGCGACCTGCGCGAGACGGTCCTGTCCGACTGGCTGCTGGCGGTCGAGGCGGACGCCGGCGACTGGGCCGAGGAGCGCCTGGACCTGCTGCACGGCGTCACCCAGCTGATCGCCGTCGAGCGCGACCGCCGCGACGCGGCCCGTACGGTGCGCAGACGCCTCGCCCAGGAGGTCCTGGAGCTGGTGCAGGCGGGCGCCGCGCCCGCGGAGATCGCGGCCCGGCTCCGGGTGGCCGCGCCCGTGCTGCTGCCCGGGCTGGGCACGGCGCCGCACTGGCAGGTCGTCGTGGCCCGCGTCGAGTGGACGGGCGGGGACGTGCCCGGCGGGCCGGTCGCGCAGACGCTGCTGGAGGAGGTGCTGGTCGACCCCGGCACGTTCGGGCCCGACCCGTCCGACCGGATCGCCGTCGCGCACACCGGCGACGAGGCGGTGGCCCTGGTGCCGCTGCCGGCCGTGCCGGACGACGACGCGCGGGACGGCCACGCGTCCACCGCCGGGCTCCAGGCCGACGCCCTGCTCGCCGCCGTCCAGGAGCCGCTGACCCGGGGCCTGGGCGACGACGGCCGCCTGACCATCGGCGTCAGCGCCTCCGTCCACTCGGCGGAGGGCCTGCGCGGCGCCCTGGAGGAGGCCCGGCACGCCCGCCGGGTCGCCGCCGCCCGTCCGGGCCGGGTCTGCGCGGCCGGCCACGAGGAGCTGGCCTCGCACGTCCTGCTGCTGCCCTTCGTCCCCGACGACGTGCGCCGTGCCTTCACCGCCCGGCTCCTGGACCCGCTGCGCGACTACGACCGCCGCCACCGCGCCGAGCTGATCCCCACCCTGGAGGCGTTCCTCGACTGCGACGGCTCCTGGACCCGCTGCGCCACCCGCCTCCACCTGCACGTCAACACCCTGCGCTACCGGGTCGGCCGCATCGAGCAGCTGACCGGCCGCGACCTGGCGCGCCTGGAGGACAAGCTGGACTTCTTCCTGGCGCTGCGGATGAGCTGAGGCGGCGGGCGGACAGCGGAACGTACGGCGGGGGCAGCGCTGGAACGTACGGCCGATAGGCGGAACGTACGGCCGGTACGGCGGAACGTACGGCCGGTACGGCGGAACGTACGGCCGGTACGGCGGAACGCATGGCCGGGGCGGCCGTGCACACGGCCCACATTCGGCCACGTATGAATGGCGGATATGCGCCCCTTGCCGGACCGGCGCGCAACGCCCGCCGCGCCAGGCTCGGTTGACCGATCGTCAGCAAAGGTCCCCGGGGCGGCGGTAATCCCTGATCACGCGTCACCCGTTCGGACGTATCCCGACGCCGCTCCCCACCGCCGCATCCGCCCCACCCCGCCCCTCGGGGCGCCGTGTACTGCCGGTTTCGGGCCGCCACGGTGCCCCCGGGAGGCGGCGAAGCGATTGTGAAATCATTCACCTTCCCCCTTGGCCGGGCGGCCGGATTCGTGCTGAGATGCGCCCACTGCTTCTCAGTTCCAGCTCAACGGTGCGCTCGGGGAGGGCAATGTGGCGGACACCGCCATGTCAGGAGCCGCGGGAACCGCGGGAACCGCACAGCCCGGGGAACCGGTGCCCGACATCCCGGCGGCCCGGTCGGCGGCCGGGGCGGACGCCCTGGACCGGGCCGTGTGGCGGCTGCGGTCACGGGGGTGCTGGGACGACGCGGCGGCCCTGCTGGAACCGCACGCGGCGGGACATCCCCCGTACGCCATCCGCCGCGCAGCGCTCCTCGTGGAGCGCTGCATGTTCACCGCCACCGGGTGGGCCACGGCCGAGGACGCGCTGCGCGCCGCCGAGGCGGTGGCGGGCGACAACGACGAGCGGGGCGCCGCGGCCTGCGAGCGCGGCCACCTGGCGTACGCCGCCACGGTCCTGGGCGTACGGGACCGTGCCGACGAGGCGCGGTCCGCGCTCGGCCGGGCCGCGGCCCTGCTGGCCCCCACCGCGCCCGGCCGGGCACTGCTGGACTACCGGCGCGGCCTGATGGCCGAACACGTCGCGCACAGCCCGGAATCCGCGCGCGCCGCCTACCGCCGCGCCCACGCGGGCGCCACCGCGCACGGCGACACCCTGCTGCTCTCCTTCACCTGGCGCCACCTCGCCGGGCTCGCCCTGCGCGACGGCGAACTCGCCGAGGCCCGGCACGGTTTCGCCGAGTCCCTGCGCATCCGCGAGGAACTGGGCTTCCTGGTCGGTACGGCACCGGCGCTGGTCGCCCTCGCCGACGCGGCGCCGCCCGAGGAGGCCGAGGGGCTGCGCATCGAGGCCGCCCGGCTCTTCCGGCTCATGGGCGGCGTACCGACCTGGCTCGCGGAGCACCTGGAGGGCGTACCGGCGGCCCCGGACGCCCCGCCGGCACCCCCGGCACACCGGGCAGGCCACTAGATCCGTTCGCCAGGCGCCCGCCCGCCGCCCGCCCGCCGCCCGGCCGGCTCCGCGTGCGCGCCCCTGGCATATGTGGCTCCGCGGACCCCACCCACCCCGAATTTGGCCTCAAGTCGCACTGTCCGTACGGGACTTGTCCCTGGATGCTGGTGCGGTTCGACTCCCGACCTACGGCAGCGCCTTTCAGGAGGCCACACCTTGGCAGCAGGAGCACCGCACCCATCGGCCGGCTCGGACTGGGGAAAGGCGGATTTCGAGGCCATCTACGACTGCCCCGATCCTCGTACGTACTTCCGGACGCTGCGCCCGCTCGACTACCAGATCCCGCACCACGGCCAAGGGGTGTTCCGCGCCCTGGCCGAGCACCTGCAACGGCGCCGGCCCGGCCGCCGGCCGCTCCAGGTCGTCGACCTGTGCTGTTCCTACGGCGTCAACGCGGCGCTGCTCAACCACAAACTGGGCCTCGCGGACCTGTACGACCGGTACACCGACGCGCGGGAGACCGGCGGCCTGTCGGCGGCCCGGCTGGCCGGCGAGGACCGGGCGTTCTTCGACGAGCTGCGCCGCCCGGAAGCCGTGCGGACCATCGGCATCGACGCGGCCCGGCGCGCGGTCGGCTACGCCGAGCGGGTCGGCCTGCTGGACGCCGGGTTCGCCGAGAACCTGGAGGCCGCCGAACCGTCCGCACGCCTGCGGCACGCCCTGGCGGGCACCGACCTGATCACCGTGACGGGCGGCGTGGGCTACATCTCCGCCACCACCTTCGGGCGGCTGCTCGCCTGCACGCCGGAGCCGCCGTGGGTCGCCGCCTTCGTCCTGCGGACCGTGTCGTACGCCCCGATAGCCGATCTCCTCGCCCGGTCCGGCCTGGTGACCGAACGCTTCCCGGCCCGCACCTTCCGCCAGCGCCGCTTCGCCGACCTGGCCGAACGCCGCGCCGCCTTCACCGCCCTGCAAAGCCGCGACCTGGACACCACCGGCAAGGAGTCGGACGGCTTCTACCACGCCGACCTGTACCTCTCCCGGCCGGCGGCGGATGCGGCGGACGTGGCGCTGGAGCGGCTGGTGCCCTGACCGGGTGGTCGCTCCGGGGCCCGGGCTCTCAGTGCCCCCGCCGCCCCGGCGAGAGGTGTTCGCGGGCGATGCGTTCGACGATGGCGTACTCGCGGGCCATCAGGGCGTCCAGCAGGGCCGTGTGTTCGGAGGCGGCGGCGAGGAGGTCGGCCGTGCGGGACGGGGGGCTGCCGGGGACCGGGGTGCGGGTGCGGCGGTGGAGGTCGTCGGCGACCTGGACGAGCTGGCGGTTGCCCGTGAGGGTGAGCAGGGCGTGGTGGAAGGCGTGGTCCGCGTCGGCGTAACCGGTCCGGTCGCCGTGGGCCGCGGCGGCGACGCCCGCGGCGGCCAGCGGGCGCAGGTCTTCCCACCGCTCGGCCGGCAGCGTCCGCGCCAGCCGCAGCAGCGCCGGTACTTCGAGCATCGCGCGCACCTCGGCCAGCTCCGCGAGGTCGCGGTGGGTGCGCTCGGCGACGCGGAAGCCGCGGTTCGGGGCGACCTCGACCGCGCCCTCGCAGGCGAGCAGCTGCATGGCTTCCCGTACGGGGGTGGCGGAGACGCCGTAGCGGACGGCGAGCGCGGGGGCCGAGTAGACCTCGCCGGGGACCAGTTCGCCGGCCGTCAGGGCTTCGCGCAGCGCGGCCAGCACCTGGCCCCGTACGGAGTGCCGCTGGGGCTGCCTGCGGGGGGCGGAGGAGGGACCGGCGGGCGCCGGTATGTATGCCGTGGCGGGGTCCGGGACGCCGGAGTGGTGCTCGTGGGCGGCGTCCGGCGCGGTGCCGTGCCCGGCGTGCCCGGCCGGGCGGTTCCCGGGGCCTTCGTGGCCGGTGTGCTCGCCCCGCACGGGCTGCGAGCCGCCCTGTGCGGGCACCTGGGCGCGCAGCCGCGGCGCCGGTTCCGCTCTGCCCTGCTCCATGCGGGTTCCTCCTCACGTCCTCCAGCACCATAGGCGCCCCCTGTGACAGTGCAAACCCGGCTCAAACCCGCCGAAGATCGGGTAAGGTAAGGCTTACCTGCCAGCGAACGCGATATCGGTGGTGTCCCGTATGCGTCCTCTGCTCGCCGCCCGACCGCGCATCGAGCCCCTGGCCGGGGCGTATGCCCGGCTCACCGAGGTGTTCCCCGCACTGCGGGTGACCGAGTGGGAGACGGCACCGCCGCGGGGCGAGGGCTGGGTGACCGCCGCCGCGCTGGCCACCGACCCCACGGTCCTGGACGCCTTCCTGGCCTGGGACGACGCGCAGGTCGTACGGGATTACGGGCAGCGGGCCCGCCCCGATGTCGTCGCCGCGTTCGCCCTCCACCGCTACGCCTGGCCCGCCTGTCTGCTGATCACCGTCCCGTGGTTCCTGCACCGCCGGGTGCCGCGGCTGTCCGTCGAGGACGTGGCGTACCACCGCGAGCAGGGCCGGATGGCCGTACGGGTCCGCTCGTTCGCCTGTCTGCCCGGCGACCCGGCGGCGGAGCTGCCCGGCGCGCGGGTCGTACCGGACGAGGAGGCGCTGCGCGCCGAGGTCCGGGAGGCGGTCGCCGAGCACCTCGGGCCCGTCCTGGACGGTTTCCGGCCCCGGCTGCGGCGCGGTCCGCGCGCCCTGTGGGGCATGGCCTCGGACGAGATCGTCGAAGGCCTGTGGTACCTCGGGCACCTGCTGGGCGAGGAGCCGCGCGCGGTGGCCGAGGCGGCCCGGCTGCTCCCGGGCGGCACGGCCCCGTACGCCGGCGGCGCCGCCTTCCGCGAGCTGACCGGCCCGGACGGCACGGCGCTGCCCACCCGGGACCGGGCGAGCTGCTGCATGTTCTACACGCTGCGCCCCGAGGACACCTGTGTGACCTGCCCCCGTACGTGCGACGCGGACCGCATCAAGCGCCTCACCGCAACCACCTGACCCCCACACCACCCGATCGGGTCGCCGGAATCGAACCCAACCCCGCCCCCACCAGCGGCAGTTCGATCCGAACGCGCTCTTCCGCGCGCCCCTGCACCCCCTTGGCGTCCTCCTTTCCCGAAAGCCCCGGCGGGACGGCCGGATTCCGCCAGGATGACGCGCGAAAGCGCGTACGCCGAGGCAAGGGGCCACAGCATGAGAATGACCGATATATCGCTTGGTTGGCTGGCTCCGGGGGTCCTGCTGCTCGTCGGAGTCACCGCGGCCGTGGTCGTGGTCCTGCGCGGCCGGCGTACGGCCGACGCGACGCCGGGCGAGGACTCCTGGGAGCGCAGCCAGGAGCGGCGGCGCCGCAAGGAGGCCGTCTACGGCACCGCCTCGTACGTGCTGCTGTTCTGCTGCGCCGCGGTCGCGGCGGCGCTCTCCTTCCACGGGCTGGTCGGCTTCGGCGTGTCCAACCTCAACCTCTCCGGAGGCTGGGAGTACCTGGTGCCGTTCGGGCTCGACGGCGCGGCGATGTTCTGCTCCGTGCTCGCGGTGCGCGAGGCCAGCCACGGCGACGCGGCGCTCGGCTCGCGCCTGCTGGTGTGGCTGTTCGCGGGCGCCGCGGCCTGGTTCAACTGGGTGCACGCGCCCCGCGGGTTCGGCCATGACGGCGCGCCGCAGTTCTTCGCCGGGATGTCGCTGTCGGCGGCGGTCCTCTTCGACCGGGCGCTGAAGCAGACCCGGCGGGCCGCGCTGCGCGAGCAGGGTCTGGTGCCGCGTCCGTTGCCGCAGATCCGGGTCGTACGGTGGCTGCGGGCCCCCCGCGAGACGTTCGGCGCCTGGTCGCTGATGCTGCTGGAAGGCGTACGGACCCTGGACGAGGCCGTCGAGGAGGTCCGTGAGGACCGCCGTCAGAACGAGCGCAACCGCCACCGCAGGCGCGAGCAGGACAAGCTGGACCGGGCCCGGATCAAAGCGATCAACCGCCAGCACCGCAACTGGAACCGCGGGCGCGGCGGCCGGCAGGTGCCGCTGACGGCGGGCACGCCGACGGCGCAC from Streptomyces albofaciens JCM 4342 encodes the following:
- a CDS encoding PucR family transcriptional regulator, with the protein product MRLRALLDTGTLGLRLLGGEEELDRTVRGVMTTDLRDPSRYLSGGELVLTGLAWRREPADSERFVRILAAAGVAGLAAGEAELGAVPEDLVAACARHRLPLFSVVEDVSFASITEYVVRQVSGERAGDLAAVVDRHRRLMTSGPAGGGPEAVLELLGSDLDLRAWVLSPTGRQIAGSSLAGSGPELPAETGARLAGEHLAASRTGRRGPYRLPLGSTTYSLFPIRGNGRDLRETVLSDWLLAVEADAGDWAEERLDLLHGVTQLIAVERDRRDAARTVRRRLAQEVLELVQAGAAPAEIAARLRVAAPVLLPGLGTAPHWQVVVARVEWTGGDVPGGPVAQTLLEEVLVDPGTFGPDPSDRIAVAHTGDEAVALVPLPAVPDDDARDGHASTAGLQADALLAAVQEPLTRGLGDDGRLTIGVSASVHSAEGLRGALEEARHARRVAAARPGRVCAAGHEELASHVLLLPFVPDDVRRAFTARLLDPLRDYDRRHRAELIPTLEAFLDCDGSWTRCATRLHLHVNTLRYRVGRIEQLTGRDLARLEDKLDFFLALRMS
- a CDS encoding GntR family transcriptional regulator; the protein is MEQGRAEPAPRLRAQVPAQGGSQPVRGEHTGHEGPGNRPAGHAGHGTAPDAAHEHHSGVPDPATAYIPAPAGPSSAPRRQPQRHSVRGQVLAALREALTAGELVPGEVYSAPALAVRYGVSATPVREAMQLLACEGAVEVAPNRGFRVAERTHRDLAELAEVRAMLEVPALLRLARTLPAERWEDLRPLAAAGVAAAAHGDRTGYADADHAFHHALLTLTGNRQLVQVADDLHRRTRTPVPGSPPSRTADLLAAASEHTALLDALMAREYAIVERIAREHLSPGRRGH
- a CDS encoding (2Fe-2S)-binding protein, producing MRPLLAARPRIEPLAGAYARLTEVFPALRVTEWETAPPRGEGWVTAAALATDPTVLDAFLAWDDAQVVRDYGQRARPDVVAAFALHRYAWPACLLITVPWFLHRRVPRLSVEDVAYHREQGRMAVRVRSFACLPGDPAAELPGARVVPDEEALRAEVREAVAEHLGPVLDGFRPRLRRGPRALWGMASDEIVEGLWYLGHLLGEEPRAVAEAARLLPGGTAPYAGGAAFRELTGPDGTALPTRDRASCCMFYTLRPEDTCVTCPRTCDADRIKRLTATT
- a CDS encoding DUF2637 domain-containing protein, yielding MRMTDISLGWLAPGVLLLVGVTAAVVVVLRGRRTADATPGEDSWERSQERRRRKEAVYGTASYVLLFCCAAVAAALSFHGLVGFGVSNLNLSGGWEYLVPFGLDGAAMFCSVLAVREASHGDAALGSRLLVWLFAGAAAWFNWVHAPRGFGHDGAPQFFAGMSLSAAVLFDRALKQTRRAALREQGLVPRPLPQIRVVRWLRAPRETFGAWSLMLLEGVRTLDEAVEEVREDRRQNERNRHRRREQDKLDRARIKAINRQHRNWNRGRGGRQVPLTAGTPTAHGSPAAAQQAAGAEPAIAADPEALPPGLSAGADPVPPAGPRPALKAVHGAEAADAYPRTVDLTAEDDTQALPRLDSLEEKLARIEKRFG